One region of Xylanimonas ulmi genomic DNA includes:
- a CDS encoding tyrosine-type recombinase/integrase has translation MVAPPRLTLLTVAQAADRYLAAVQKDAVRGVLSPTTARGYARDVRELAALLGPGRVLDDVTGDDVDDALVTYQSRPDGRYSEPSRKSGPGRSTATVNRFRQSASRFFAHAAREYWVQADPMLWAAPPARVRGGLRVARTALSAAAAQALLATTGDGSSRPSPRADQDLALRDRLAVALLLVLGPRVSELSGADVADFAREPDQTRWRIVGKGGAVRTVALSPPLASTLEEYLAHLRPRLAARRAHDDDAQRALLLTWRGRRADPQTVRGLLARAVERMPAAYRRPATPHALRHTTATLLVAQGWDVKVVAELLGHASIATTGVYLDRIEGELAAAIRAHPLSAALGREAPGVDALDEHD, from the coding sequence TTGGTCGCCCCGCCCCGCCTGACCCTGCTCACCGTCGCTCAGGCCGCCGACCGCTACCTCGCCGCCGTCCAGAAGGACGCGGTGCGCGGCGTCCTGTCCCCCACCACCGCGCGCGGCTACGCCCGGGACGTGCGCGAGCTCGCCGCGCTGCTCGGTCCCGGCCGTGTGCTCGACGACGTCACCGGCGACGACGTCGACGACGCGCTCGTGACCTACCAGTCGCGCCCCGACGGCCGGTACTCCGAGCCCTCCCGCAAGTCCGGCCCCGGGCGATCGACCGCGACGGTCAACCGGTTCCGGCAGTCGGCGAGCCGCTTCTTCGCGCACGCGGCCCGCGAGTACTGGGTCCAGGCCGATCCCATGCTCTGGGCCGCCCCACCTGCGCGTGTGCGCGGCGGCCTGCGCGTGGCGCGCACGGCGCTGTCGGCCGCCGCGGCACAGGCGCTGCTGGCCACGACCGGCGACGGGTCATCCCGCCCCTCCCCGCGCGCGGACCAGGACCTCGCGCTGCGTGATCGGCTGGCCGTCGCCCTCCTCCTGGTGCTGGGGCCACGCGTCTCCGAGCTCTCCGGAGCCGACGTCGCGGACTTCGCCCGCGAGCCCGACCAGACGCGGTGGCGCATCGTGGGCAAGGGCGGCGCGGTCCGCACCGTCGCGCTGAGCCCGCCGCTCGCGTCGACGCTCGAGGAGTACCTCGCGCACCTGCGCCCACGCCTGGCCGCACGGCGTGCGCACGACGACGACGCCCAGCGCGCGCTGCTGCTCACCTGGCGCGGGCGCCGGGCCGACCCGCAGACCGTGCGCGGCCTGCTCGCGCGTGCGGTCGAGCGAATGCCCGCCGCCTACCGCCGGCCCGCCACGCCGCATGCGCTGCGCCACACCACTGCGACGCTGCTGGTGGCCCAGGGGTGGGACGTCAAGGTGGTGGCCGAGCTGCTCGGGCACGCGTCCATCGCCACCACCGGCGTGTACCTCGACCGCATCGAGGGCGAGCTCGCCGCGGCGATCCGGGCTCACCCCCTCTCGGCCGCTCTCGGCCGCGAGGCGCCTGGCGTCGACGCGCTGGACGAGCACGACTGA
- a CDS encoding phospholipase D-like domain-containing protein: MPRLSDLTARLPRLSVTPPGVGWAGVRRAAARAGLVAASIPVATGLALMVAERLRRHAHPLDAPFPTAPPVDNPVGATTTTVYTFGDDLYAAMLDAIAAAQRHVMFETYIWKGDDVGRRFRDALETAAARGVEVYVVYDAFANLVVPRSFFHLDPRIHVLRFPWVRAGLLVSPLRASGRDHRKLLVVDDEIGFVGGYNIGSLYARHWRDTHVRLSGPAVWELRNAFVDFWNRWRTPSLPVLRDVGSTDWLPQLRAARNSPSDLVFPIRNVYLDAIGRATSHVQITQAYFIPDREILGALLDAAARGVDVRVLVPERSNHVVADWLARGHYSTLLRGGVRIFLYTDAMIHAKTATVDGRWSTVGTANIDRLSLTGNYEINLEIVDAEVAATLERVFAMDLTNARELTRDEWEARPRLNKVGERLVSPLAPLL; this comes from the coding sequence GTGCCCCGTCTCTCCGACCTGACCGCGCGGCTCCCCCGCCTGTCGGTCACGCCGCCAGGCGTCGGCTGGGCTGGCGTTCGTCGCGCGGCCGCACGCGCCGGACTGGTCGCCGCCTCGATCCCGGTGGCGACGGGCTTGGCCCTGATGGTCGCCGAGCGGCTGCGCCGCCACGCGCACCCGCTCGACGCGCCCTTCCCCACCGCGCCCCCGGTCGACAACCCCGTTGGCGCGACGACGACGACGGTCTACACCTTCGGCGACGACCTGTACGCGGCGATGCTCGACGCCATCGCCGCCGCCCAGCGCCACGTCATGTTCGAGACGTACATCTGGAAGGGCGACGACGTCGGGCGCCGGTTCCGCGACGCGCTCGAGACCGCCGCGGCACGGGGCGTGGAGGTCTACGTCGTCTACGACGCGTTCGCGAACCTCGTGGTGCCGCGCTCGTTCTTCCACCTCGACCCACGCATCCACGTGCTGCGCTTCCCCTGGGTACGCGCCGGGCTGCTCGTCTCGCCCCTGCGCGCCTCGGGCCGCGACCACCGCAAGCTCCTGGTCGTCGACGACGAGATCGGGTTCGTGGGCGGGTACAACATCGGCTCGCTGTACGCGCGCCACTGGCGTGACACCCACGTGCGCCTCTCGGGCCCCGCCGTCTGGGAGCTGCGCAACGCGTTCGTCGACTTCTGGAACCGCTGGCGCACGCCCAGCCTGCCCGTGCTGCGCGACGTCGGGAGCACCGACTGGCTGCCGCAGCTGCGCGCGGCGCGCAACTCCCCCAGCGACCTCGTGTTCCCGATCCGCAACGTCTACCTCGACGCCATCGGCCGGGCGACGAGCCATGTCCAGATCACCCAGGCGTACTTCATCCCCGACCGTGAGATCCTCGGCGCCCTGCTCGACGCGGCCGCACGCGGCGTCGACGTGCGGGTGCTGGTCCCCGAGCGGTCCAACCACGTCGTCGCCGACTGGCTCGCCCGCGGCCACTACAGCACGCTCCTGCGCGGCGGGGTGCGGATCTTCCTCTACACCGACGCGATGATCCACGCCAAGACCGCCACGGTCGACGGGCGCTGGTCCACGGTGGGCACCGCGAACATCGACCGGCTCTCCCTGACGGGCAACTACGAGATCAACCTCGAGATCGTCGACGCCGAGGTCGCCGCCACGCTCGAACGGGTCTTCGCCATGGATCTGACCAACGCGCGTGAGCTGACGCGAGACGAGTGGGAGGCGCGCCCCCGGCTCAACAAGGTCGGTGAACGCCTGGTCTCGCCCCTCGCTCCCCTGCTGTAG
- a CDS encoding MBL fold metallo-hydrolase, translating to MRLTFHGHACVRLDHADTALAIDPGSFSQAASALDGASAILITHDHADHMDVDALTAALTANPSLEVYASGPAAQSLRAGGAPVGAVHAVEPGQELTLGGARIVVGGGAHALIHSKIPQAVNVTFLVELDGRVVYHPGDSFDPPGRDVDVLLTPVSGPWMKLAEAIDYAASARAPYVVPIHDVLLSEVGNRMAQRHVGDRDLAGKHEYRRLALGQSLSV from the coding sequence ATGCGACTGACATTCCACGGCCACGCCTGCGTGCGCCTCGACCACGCCGACACGGCGCTGGCGATCGACCCGGGCTCCTTCTCACAGGCCGCGAGCGCCCTCGACGGGGCCAGCGCCATCCTGATCACGCATGACCACGCCGACCACATGGACGTCGACGCCCTCACGGCGGCGCTGACCGCCAACCCCTCGCTGGAGGTGTACGCGAGCGGCCCGGCCGCGCAGTCACTGCGCGCGGGCGGCGCGCCCGTCGGCGCCGTGCACGCCGTGGAGCCAGGGCAGGAGTTGACGCTGGGCGGGGCGCGCATCGTCGTCGGCGGGGGAGCGCACGCGCTCATCCATTCGAAGATCCCACAAGCGGTCAACGTGACCTTCTTGGTGGAGTTGGACGGGCGCGTCGTCTATCACCCCGGGGACTCGTTCGACCCTCCCGGCCGCGACGTCGATGTGCTCCTGACGCCGGTGTCGGGTCCGTGGATGAAACTCGCCGAGGCGATCGACTATGCGGCCTCCGCACGTGCGCCGTACGTGGTGCCGATCCACGACGTGCTGCTGAGCGAGGTCGGGAACCGCATGGCGCAGCGACACGTGGGCGACCGCGACCTGGCGGGTAAGCACGAGTACCGTCGGCTCGCGCTCGGACAGTCGCTGTCGGTCTAG
- a CDS encoding MerR family transcriptional regulator, translating into MNSSGEASVAAGTPVGAVAHGAQGLLFGDDLTEQDAATGYRGPTACRVAGITYRQLDYWARTGLVEPSIRPATGSGTHRLYSFRDILVLKVVKRLLDTGVSLQQIRTAVTHLRERGVEDLAQITLMSDGASVYECTSADEVVDLVQGGQGVFGIAVGRVWREIEGTLSQMPTETLGDEELQMPQEGDELAARRAKRQAV; encoded by the coding sequence GTGAACAGCAGCGGTGAGGCAAGCGTCGCGGCAGGCACGCCGGTCGGCGCCGTTGCGCACGGCGCTCAAGGGCTCCTCTTCGGTGACGACCTGACGGAGCAGGACGCCGCCACCGGCTACCGCGGGCCCACGGCCTGTCGCGTCGCCGGGATCACGTACCGGCAACTCGACTACTGGGCGCGCACCGGGCTCGTCGAACCCTCGATCCGCCCCGCGACAGGGTCGGGCACGCACCGGCTCTACAGCTTCCGGGACATCCTGGTGCTCAAGGTCGTCAAGCGCCTGCTCGACACCGGGGTCTCGTTGCAGCAGATCCGCACGGCCGTCACGCACCTGCGCGAGCGCGGCGTCGAGGACCTCGCCCAGATCACCCTCATGAGCGACGGGGCCTCGGTCTACGAGTGCACGTCGGCCGACGAGGTCGTCGACCTCGTCCAAGGCGGGCAAGGCGTGTTCGGCATCGCGGTCGGGCGAGTCTGGCGCGAGATCGAGGGGACGCTCTCCCAGATGCCCACCGAGACCCTCGGCGACGAGGAGTTGCAGATGCCGCAGGAGGGCGACGAGCTCGCGGCCCGCCGCGCCAAGCGTCAGGCCGTCTGA
- a CDS encoding bifunctional nuclease family protein, which yields MGDGPFDEPVTPGEFPMVPVEVLGVRQQQRGPDVENEIVVLLLDAAADLAVPIVIGPREASAIAMAQAGLVTPRPMTHDLMRDLLQAVGVELERAEIVALDGGIFFAELVLSNGKRVDSRASDAIALAVRTGSPVLCSAEVVAAAGIEVVDLEQQREVERFRDFLEHVEPEDFSGPGSGRPEP from the coding sequence ATGGGCGACGGACCCTTCGACGAGCCGGTGACTCCCGGTGAGTTCCCCATGGTGCCGGTCGAGGTTCTTGGTGTGCGCCAGCAGCAGCGCGGCCCCGACGTCGAGAACGAGATCGTGGTCCTGCTCCTCGACGCCGCGGCCGACCTCGCCGTGCCCATCGTCATCGGACCCCGCGAGGCGTCCGCCATCGCGATGGCGCAGGCCGGGCTCGTCACCCCGCGGCCCATGACCCACGACCTCATGCGCGACCTGCTCCAAGCGGTCGGGGTCGAGTTGGAGCGGGCCGAGATCGTCGCCCTTGACGGCGGCATCTTCTTCGCCGAGTTGGTGCTGTCGAACGGCAAGCGTGTCGACTCCCGCGCCTCGGACGCCATCGCCCTGGCCGTGCGCACCGGCTCACCCGTGCTGTGCTCGGCCGAGGTCGTCGCCGCGGCGGGCATCGAAGTGGTCGACCTCGAGCAGCAGCGCGAGGTCGAGCGGTTCCGCGACTTCCTCGAGCACGTCGAGCCCGAGGACTTCTCCGGCCCGGGCTCGGGCCGCCCCGAACCGTGA
- a CDS encoding MerR family transcriptional regulator: MTPLPARAELAGLASHETHEPWPRGISRHATMRISDVLAALEPEFGGISHSKLRFLEEQGLIHPVRTPAGYRQYSPADVERLRFVLTEQRDSYLPLKVIKERLAAMDAGEPAPGPSPRLAGGTAVAGDGSRRVWTTASVAEATGADPAFVDDLVQAGLLHPAPGGRLDAGAPDVVKLAAQLAEHGIEPRHLRPLRASAERQVALVDQLVAPRRRQQTPSAQAQAASLASEVGELLARLHSTWLRRGVDDLA, translated from the coding sequence GTGACGCCGCTGCCCGCGCGCGCCGAGCTCGCAGGGCTGGCGTCCCACGAGACGCACGAGCCGTGGCCGCGCGGCATCTCCCGCCACGCGACCATGCGCATCTCCGACGTGCTCGCGGCGCTTGAGCCTGAGTTCGGCGGGATCAGCCACTCCAAGTTGCGGTTCCTCGAGGAGCAGGGCCTCATCCACCCTGTCCGCACGCCCGCCGGATACCGTCAGTACAGCCCCGCCGACGTCGAACGTCTGCGGTTCGTTCTGACCGAGCAGCGTGACTCCTACCTACCGCTGAAAGTCATCAAAGAGCGTTTGGCCGCGATGGACGCCGGCGAGCCCGCCCCCGGGCCGTCGCCGCGCCTGGCTGGCGGCACCGCCGTCGCCGGTGATGGGTCGCGCCGCGTGTGGACCACCGCGTCAGTCGCTGAGGCCACCGGCGCCGATCCGGCGTTCGTCGACGACCTCGTCCAGGCGGGGCTGCTGCACCCCGCCCCCGGCGGTCGGCTCGACGCCGGCGCGCCCGACGTCGTCAAGCTCGCAGCCCAGCTCGCCGAGCACGGGATCGAGCCGCGGCACCTGCGTCCCCTGCGCGCCTCCGCCGAGCGTCAGGTCGCGTTGGTCGATCAGCTCGTCGCCCCGCGCCGCCGCCAGCAGACGCCGTCCGCGCAGGCTCAGGCGGCGTCGCTCGCGAGCGAGGTCGGCGAACTCCTCGCGCGCCTGCACTCAACCTGGCTGCGTCGTGGCGTCGACGACCTCGCCTAA
- a CDS encoding FHA domain-containing protein, which yields MTDPGSLPQPPATDVTATLGRIVPPVTEELVSRLALTSEDAAAVVALPRHSALLVVQRGAGVGERFLLDTDRAVAGRSEQADIFLDDVTVSRKHAEFVREGDRFVVRDIGSLNGTYVNRQRIDVAVLTTGDEVQIGKFRMSFQASPQAVHAPQPTQAPGDAAPGS from the coding sequence ATGACGGACCCCGGCTCTCTGCCGCAGCCCCCCGCCACTGACGTCACAGCCACACTCGGACGGATCGTCCCCCCGGTCACCGAGGAGCTCGTCTCCCGACTGGCGCTGACGTCCGAGGACGCGGCGGCCGTCGTCGCGCTCCCGCGCCACTCCGCGCTGCTGGTGGTTCAAAGGGGCGCCGGGGTGGGGGAGCGGTTCCTGCTCGACACCGACCGCGCCGTCGCGGGCAGGTCGGAGCAGGCCGACATCTTCCTCGACGACGTCACCGTCTCGCGCAAGCACGCCGAGTTCGTGCGCGAGGGCGATCGGTTCGTGGTGCGTGACATCGGCTCGCTCAACGGCACCTACGTCAACCGGCAGCGCATCGACGTCGCCGTGCTGACCACGGGCGACGAGGTCCAGATCGGCAAGTTCCGCATGTCGTTCCAGGCGAGCCCGCAGGCCGTCCACGCACCCCAGCCCACGCAGGCGCCGGGGGACGCGGCGCCCGGCTCGTGA
- a CDS encoding DUF881 domain-containing protein: MAGDVERRDGSEPERDESSAVGATPPEDPPAPDPEQCDDDNDTVADNEGDREGDGHTSAPDRQAGDATPDDVGAEVAPDAEPASEPDVPSEPEPEAAAEPEAAAAGEDAARPDAGRERPQTAPYRRLARAMRPTFSRSQLLAGLLCALLGFALVVQVRLSGQDELASLRQDDLVRLLDEVTGRADQLDAEVSRLQASRDELASGTDKAQAALELARQRATSEGILSGRLPAEGPGVLVEIRDPQRALRASHMFNLLEELRNAGAEVVQVNDVRLVTTSSFIDMGGAIQVDRTPLAPPYRWTVIGDPATLDRALEIPGGALPTIRQEGALATTTQMDTVTIDATVPLRDPQFARPMEPEDG, from the coding sequence GTGGCGGGCGACGTCGAGCGGCGGGACGGCTCCGAGCCGGAGCGGGACGAGTCGTCGGCGGTGGGCGCCACGCCGCCCGAGGATCCGCCCGCGCCCGATCCGGAACAGTGCGACGACGACAACGACACCGTGGCTGACAACGAGGGCGACAGGGAGGGTGACGGCCACACGTCGGCGCCTGATCGGCAAGCCGGGGACGCCACCCCTGACGACGTCGGCGCCGAGGTCGCCCCGGACGCGGAGCCAGCGTCGGAGCCGGACGTCCCCAGCGAGCCCGAGCCCGAGGCTGCGGCTGAGCCCGAGGCTGCGGCGGCCGGTGAGGACGCCGCGCGACCAGACGCGGGCCGCGAGCGCCCCCAGACGGCGCCGTACCGCCGTCTGGCGCGGGCGATGCGCCCGACGTTCTCCCGCTCACAGCTCCTCGCGGGGCTGCTGTGCGCGCTGCTCGGGTTCGCGCTGGTCGTGCAGGTGCGCCTGTCGGGCCAGGATGAGCTCGCCTCGCTGCGCCAGGACGACCTGGTCCGCCTGCTGGACGAGGTGACCGGTCGCGCCGACCAGCTCGACGCTGAGGTCTCGCGACTCCAGGCGAGCCGGGACGAGCTCGCCTCCGGCACCGACAAGGCGCAAGCCGCGCTTGAGCTGGCCCGGCAGCGGGCGACGTCCGAGGGCATCCTCTCGGGTCGGCTGCCGGCCGAGGGTCCCGGGGTGCTGGTCGAGATCCGCGACCCGCAGCGCGCGCTGCGCGCGTCGCACATGTTCAACCTGCTTGAGGAGTTGCGCAACGCCGGGGCCGAGGTGGTGCAGGTCAACGACGTGCGGCTCGTGACGACGTCGTCGTTCATCGACATGGGCGGCGCGATCCAGGTCGACCGCACGCCGCTCGCCCCGCCCTACCGGTGGACCGTCATCGGCGACCCCGCCACGCTCGACCGCGCGCTGGAGATCCCGGGCGGCGCCCTGCCCACGATCCGGCAGGAGGGCGCGTTGGCCACCACCACGCAGATGGACACGGTGACCATCGACGCGACCGTGCCGCTGCGCGACCCGCAGTTCGCCCGTCCGATGGAGCCCGAGGACGGCTGA
- a CDS encoding small basic family protein: MIAVVGLIVGVVAGLFLQPTVPVALQPYLPIAVVAALDALFGGFRAMLDGLFDDRVFLVSFLSNVVVAAFIVFLGDQLGVGSQLSTAVVVVLGIRIFSNAAAIRRHLFKA; encoded by the coding sequence ATGATCGCCGTCGTCGGGCTCATCGTGGGCGTGGTCGCGGGGCTGTTCTTGCAGCCGACCGTCCCTGTCGCACTTCAGCCGTACCTGCCGATCGCCGTGGTCGCGGCGCTCGACGCCCTGTTCGGAGGCTTCCGGGCCATGCTCGACGGCCTGTTCGACGACCGGGTGTTCTTGGTCTCGTTCCTGTCGAACGTGGTGGTGGCGGCGTTCATCGTCTTCCTCGGCGATCAGCTCGGCGTCGGCTCGCAGCTGTCGACCGCGGTGGTCGTGGTGCTCGGCATCCGCATCTTCTCGAACGCGGCCGCGATCCGCCGCCACCTGTTCAAGGCGTGA
- a CDS encoding DUF881 domain-containing protein: protein MTPPAPGTRPPRRLDESMTLLIEVMEKPLDPGYAQAAAQRRAAQEAGSVRRRSPGTWVGIVALAVVLGGASATASQQLRVPQPAVTETRTVLERQITERNDQVARLSASAEELSREIADLQRSALETQDPGLLDVIRRDALHNGTDAVRGPGLVVSLTDGGGGLVGEPDPSARVKDVDLQTVVNALWDAGAEAISVDDQRLTSRSSIRNAGLAVLVNLVPLPGPTYVVRAVGDAEAMQVQLARSGLGDYLQVLGSTYGIRSSTVAQSTLDLPGAGVQPLQHAQPVGSEP from the coding sequence GTGACGCCCCCCGCTCCGGGCACACGCCCGCCGCGCCGCCTCGACGAGTCCATGACGCTGCTGATCGAGGTCATGGAGAAGCCGCTCGACCCCGGCTACGCGCAGGCCGCGGCCCAACGGCGGGCGGCACAGGAGGCGGGCTCCGTCCGGCGCCGCTCACCGGGCACGTGGGTCGGGATCGTCGCGCTGGCCGTCGTCCTCGGTGGCGCGAGCGCGACGGCGTCGCAGCAGCTGCGGGTGCCCCAGCCCGCCGTGACCGAGACGCGCACGGTGCTCGAACGGCAGATCACCGAGCGCAACGACCAGGTCGCCCGGCTGTCCGCGAGCGCCGAGGAGCTCTCGCGCGAGATCGCCGACCTCCAGCGCTCGGCTCTTGAGACGCAGGACCCGGGTCTGCTTGACGTCATCAGGCGTGATGCCCTGCACAACGGGACGGATGCGGTGCGCGGCCCCGGCCTGGTCGTGTCGTTGACCGACGGTGGCGGCGGACTGGTCGGGGAGCCCGATCCGAGCGCGCGCGTCAAGGACGTGGACTTGCAGACGGTGGTCAACGCGCTGTGGGACGCGGGCGCGGAGGCGATCAGCGTCGACGACCAGCGGCTCACGTCGCGTTCGTCGATCCGTAACGCGGGTCTCGCCGTGCTGGTGAACCTCGTGCCGTTGCCGGGCCCGACGTACGTGGTGCGGGCGGTGGGTGACGCGGAGGCCATGCAGGTGCAGTTGGCGCGTTCGGGCCTGGGCGACTACCTGCAGGTTTTGGGCTCGACGTACGGGATCCGGTCCTCGACGGTGGCCCAGTCGACCCTCGATCTCCCGGGCGCGGGTGTGCAGCCGTTGCAGCATGCGCAGCCGGTAGGCTCCGAGCCATGA
- a CDS encoding CDP-alcohol phosphatidyltransferase family protein, translating into MQEDQEIGSSVWTVPNLISLLRLAMVPVFAVLIVSHHDVWALAVLAFSGFTDWLDGKLARRLHQVSRLGQMLDPAADRLFIFVTLLGLAWRDVVPVWLVVVIVGRDLMLTGLIPVLARHGYGPLEVSLVGKAGTFALLYAFPLLLLAEASGALGTAAHIVGWAFTWWGVALYWLAGVQYVGQARALLAEDAAPQPGQTAGRA; encoded by the coding sequence GTGCAGGAGGATCAGGAGATCGGCTCCTCGGTCTGGACCGTGCCCAACCTCATCAGCCTGCTGCGCCTGGCGATGGTGCCCGTGTTCGCGGTGCTGATCGTCTCCCACCACGACGTGTGGGCGCTTGCCGTGCTCGCGTTCTCCGGGTTCACCGACTGGCTCGACGGCAAACTCGCCCGCCGTCTGCACCAGGTCAGTCGGCTGGGCCAGATGCTCGACCCGGCGGCCGACCGACTCTTCATCTTCGTCACCCTCCTGGGCCTGGCCTGGCGCGACGTCGTGCCCGTGTGGCTCGTCGTCGTGATCGTCGGGCGCGACCTCATGCTCACCGGGCTCATCCCGGTGCTCGCGCGCCACGGCTACGGCCCCCTTGAGGTGAGCCTCGTCGGGAAGGCGGGCACGTTCGCGCTGCTGTACGCGTTCCCGCTGCTGCTGCTCGCCGAGGCGTCGGGCGCCCTCGGCACGGCGGCGCACATCGTCGGGTGGGCGTTCACCTGGTGGGGCGTCGCGCTGTACTGGCTGGCCGGTGTCCAGTACGTCGGACAAGCCCGGGCGCTCTTGGCCGAGGACGCCGCCCCCCAACCCGGTCAGACGGCGGGGCGCGCGTGA
- a CDS encoding DEAD/DEAH box helicase codes for MPTSPDVVMPAEPETPALPGFDTLGLPAALEAAVADLGFTTPSAIQAQAIPALLAGRDITGVAQTGTGKTAAFGLPLLASIDDDGGRPRLQGLVLTPTRELAIQVSEAIESFATHLPGLRVLSVYGGAPYVPQQRALRDGVHVVVGTPGRIMDHMERGALVLDEVRFLVLDEADEMLRMGFAEDVDQIFSKAPAKRQVALFSATMPPAIRAVADAHLTDPVEVAVARQSSTVSSVHQTYAIVPFRHKVGALTRILATSDVDAAIVFTRTRSAAEEVGAALIEKGISAATISGDVAQKEREKIVERLRSGALDVLVATDVAARGLDVDRIGLVVNFDIPREPEAYVHRIGRTGRAGRTGRAVSFVTPHERGKLKHIEATIKAKIEETEIPSPRDVSAHKARRLLDSVPDRRQAGRLDLYAQLVRDLVTVGDGEQPGAVDGAQAVDLAATLLALAVGDDGPRMRAEQEEYEREQAEGRAARQARETRKREVGDGRGARGDRFERPDRRPARDGDERPFTRGASIRRPAAGTRYRVSVGHKDGVNPGGIVGALTGEGGLTGSDVGKIDIFASFSLVDITAPLTDTQLDRLGRARVAGRALRITVDRGAPADGGLRGPRTERHTRFERPSRDERPARSDRDERPRYDHADRPERGPRTERASFGARKPRW; via the coding sequence ATGCCCACCAGCCCTGACGTCGTCATGCCCGCCGAGCCCGAGACCCCGGCTCTGCCCGGGTTCGACACCCTCGGCCTGCCCGCGGCCCTTGAGGCCGCCGTCGCCGACCTCGGCTTCACGACCCCCTCGGCCATCCAGGCCCAGGCCATCCCGGCGCTGCTCGCCGGCCGCGACATCACCGGTGTCGCCCAGACCGGCACCGGCAAGACCGCGGCGTTCGGCCTCCCGCTGCTCGCCTCCATCGACGACGACGGCGGCCGCCCACGCCTGCAGGGACTCGTCCTGACCCCGACGCGCGAGCTGGCCATCCAGGTGTCCGAGGCCATCGAGTCCTTCGCCACGCACCTGCCCGGCCTGCGCGTCCTGTCCGTCTACGGCGGCGCGCCCTACGTGCCCCAGCAGCGCGCGCTGCGCGACGGCGTCCACGTCGTGGTCGGCACCCCCGGGCGCATCATGGACCACATGGAGCGCGGTGCGCTCGTGCTCGACGAGGTGCGCTTCCTGGTGCTCGACGAGGCCGACGAGATGCTGCGCATGGGCTTCGCCGAGGACGTCGACCAGATCTTCTCCAAGGCGCCCGCCAAGCGACAGGTCGCGCTCTTCTCCGCCACCATGCCGCCCGCGATCCGCGCCGTCGCCGACGCCCACCTCACCGACCCCGTCGAGGTCGCCGTCGCACGCCAGTCCTCGACCGTGTCCTCGGTCCACCAGACCTACGCGATCGTGCCCTTCCGCCACAAGGTCGGCGCCCTGACCCGCATCCTGGCCACGTCTGACGTCGACGCCGCCATCGTCTTCACCCGCACCCGCTCCGCGGCCGAGGAGGTCGGCGCCGCGCTCATCGAGAAGGGCATCTCGGCCGCCACCATCTCCGGCGACGTCGCCCAGAAGGAGCGCGAGAAGATCGTCGAGCGCCTGCGCTCGGGCGCCCTCGACGTGCTCGTCGCCACCGACGTCGCCGCCCGCGGCCTGGACGTCGACCGCATCGGCTTGGTCGTCAACTTCGACATCCCGCGCGAGCCCGAGGCCTACGTGCACCGCATCGGGCGCACCGGCCGCGCCGGGCGCACCGGCCGTGCCGTCTCGTTCGTCACCCCGCACGAGCGCGGCAAGCTCAAGCACATCGAGGCCACCATCAAGGCCAAGATCGAGGAGACCGAGATCCCCTCGCCGCGCGACGTCTCCGCCCACAAGGCCCGCCGCCTGCTCGACAGCGTTCCCGACCGCCGCCAGGCCGGCCGCCTCGACCTGTACGCCCAGCTCGTGCGCGACCTCGTCACGGTCGGTGACGGCGAGCAGCCCGGCGCCGTGGACGGCGCCCAGGCCGTCGACCTGGCCGCGACGCTCCTCGCGCTCGCCGTCGGCGACGACGGTCCGCGCATGCGCGCCGAGCAGGAGGAATACGAGCGGGAGCAGGCCGAGGGGCGCGCCGCGCGCCAGGCCCGTGAGACCCGCAAGCGCGAGGTCGGTGACGGGCGCGGCGCTCGCGGAGACCGGTTCGAGCGCCCCGACCGCCGCCCCGCGCGCGACGGCGACGAGCGTCCCTTCACGCGCGGCGCCAGCATCCGCCGTCCTGCGGCGGGCACGCGGTACCGCGTGTCGGTCGGCCACAAGGACGGCGTCAACCCGGGCGGGATCGTGGGCGCGCTGACCGGCGAGGGCGGCCTGACGGGCTCCGACGTCGGCAAGATCGACATCTTCGCCTCGTTCTCGCTCGTTGACATCACGGCGCCGCTGACGGACACGCAGCTCGACCGCCTCGGGCGCGCGCGTGTGGCCGGCCGCGCGCTGCGCATCACCGTCGACCGCGGCGCCCCCGCGGACGGCGGTCTGCGCGGTCCGCGCACCGAGCGCCACACGCGCTTCGAGCGCCCGAGCCGCGACGAGCGTCCCGCCCGGTCCGACCGCGACGAGCGACCGCGTTACGACCACGCCGACCGCCCGGAGCGGGGCCCGCGCACCGAGCGCGCGTCGTTCGGCGCGCGCAAGCCGCGCTGGTGA